A single region of the Salvia miltiorrhiza cultivar Shanhuang (shh) chromosome 8, IMPLAD_Smil_shh, whole genome shotgun sequence genome encodes:
- the LOC131001515 gene encoding pentatricopeptide repeat-containing protein At5g65560 isoform X5 has translation MNGVFASAAFRYQIRMIRSSGAAQPFLLPGSVLSSFVKALSLSIAPAADLYSQTISLICQPNWQKHPSIAKLIPTISPSHFSSFLSHHPNLSTKNALELFDFLTLTPGFKPNVETYASLLHFLVKNKAFADAEKIRILMVRSCQAEEDARLALSILLEFNRGGDDDRKLEALNLFEEMKEKGIKPNVHTYTAFIDAACREGMLDEGRKLLGTMLDNRKKCTKQWLSLGDTDSALRLLRLMEENYVVADQFTYCPIIVALCEKGSVDEAFGIFESLKVKGIKANEVIYTALIGGYCSVEKVDFALQLFKRMSAESCLPNSYTYNVLINGLCKVNKLFEAFNYMEKMLEMGMKPSIVTYSIVIEQMLKDFDFDRAYKVLNYMVAMGCKPDVCTYTSFLVAYCNQGMLKEAEDMMAKMKEEGVRPDLMAFTVLIDGYGRSGFLELAFSTLKSMIAAGCEPSDYTYSVLIKHLSHEKLIKRSGRTWLDSKPINLSINIADVWKIMDHDTALKLLENMEKYGCPPTIKTYNALITGLCRERRLDEAWRLVDHLRQCGLSPNEDMYNKLVDCCCNLKLLEEATNIIGVMLKHGLLPHLESFKVLVCELYNEGSDEKGKATFCQLLQCGYNYDEVAWKVLLDGLLKRGFVKGFYELVGVMEINGCPLSPQTHSMLNQGIRDHSADGR, from the exons TTCCGATACCAAATAAGAATGATTCGATCCTCCGGCGCAGCACAACCATTTCTCCTCCCAGGTTCCGTCCTCTCCTCATTCGTCAAAGCACTCTCATTATCCATTGCGCCCGCTGCCGACCTCTACTCTCAAACAATTTCCCTCATATGCCAACCGAATTGGCAGAAACACCCTTCCATCGCCAAATTGATTCCGACTATATCACCTTCTCATTtctcctctttcctctctcACCACCCAAATCTCAGCACTAAGAATGCCCTAGAGCTTTTCGATTTTCTCACACTTACCCCCGGTTTCAAGCCGAATGTCGAAACCTATGCTTCGCTTTTGCACTTTTTGGTTAAGAATAAAGCCTTTGCTGATGCTGAGAAAATCCGAATTCTGATGGTCAGGTCTTGTCAGGCGGAGGAGGATGCGAGGTTAGCGTTGAGCATTCTGCTCGAGTTCAATCGCGGTGGTGATGATG ATAGGAAGTTGGAGGCTTTGAACTTGTTTGAGGAGATGAAGGAGAAAGGCATTAAACCAAATGTTCATACCTACACTGCATTTATTGACGCTGCATGTAGAGAAGGTATGCTCGATGAAGGCAGGAAATTGCTGGGAACTATGTTAGACAACAG AAAGAAGTGCACAAAGCAATGGCTCTCCTTG GGCGACACAGATAGCGCTCTTCGCCTGCTCAGGTTGATGGAAGAGAATTATGTTGTCGCTGATCAGTTTACCTATTGTCCTATCATCGTTGCTTTATGTGAGAAAGGGAGTGTTGACGAGGCATTTGGCATTTTTGAATCCCTCAAAGTGAAGGGCATAAAGGCGAATGAAGTCATCTATACTGCTCTAATTGGTGGATATTGTAGTGTTGAAAAAGTGGACTTTGCCTTACAACTCTTTAAAAGAATGTCTGCGGAGAGTTGCCTACCAAACTCATACACTTACAATGTACTGATCAATGGATTGTGCAAAGTGAATAAACTATTTGAAGCTTTTAATTACATGGAAAAGATGTTGGAGATGGGCATGAAACCTTCAATAGTTACTTACTCAATTGTGATTGAGCAAATGTTGAAAGACTTCGACTTTGACAGAGCTTACAAAGTCTTGAATTATATGGTTGCTATGGGATGTAAACCTGATGTCTGCACATATACTTCTTTCCTTGTTGCATATTGCAACCAAGGAATGTTGAAAGAAGCTGAGGACATGATGGCTAAGATGAAAGAAGAAGGGGTCCGACCGGATTTGATGGCTTTCACTGTACTAATTGATGGATATGGACGTTCAGGGTTTCTGGAACTTGCTTTTAGTACCTTGAAGTCTATGATTGCTGCTGGGTGTGAACCATCTGATTATACCTATTCCGTTCTAATAAAGCATCTTTCTCATGAAAAGCTAATCAAGAGAAGTGGTCGAACATGGCTAGATTCAAAGCCAATTAATCTCTCCATTAATATTGCTGATGTGTGGAAAATAATGGATCATGACACAGCTCTTAAGCTCCTTGAGAATATGGAAAAGTATGGCTGTCCACCGACTATAAAAACTTATAATGCGCTCATTACTGGGCTTTGTAGAGAAAGGCGCCTCGATGAAGCCTGGAGGTTGGTTGATCATTTAAGACAATGTGGGTTGTCTCCAAATGAAGACATGTATAACAAACTAGTGGATTGTTGCTGCAACTTGAAATTGTTGGAGGAAGCTACAAATATAATTGGTGTGATGCTCAAGCATGGATTATTACCTCATTTAGAGTCCTTTAAGGTGCTTGTATGCGAGTTGTATAATGAAGGAAGTGATGAGAAGGGTAAGGCAACCTTCTGTCAGCTGCTGCAATGTGGTTACAATTATGATGAAGTGGCTTGGAAGGTTTTGCTTGATGGCTTGCTGAAGAGGGGCTTTGTGAAAGGTTTCTATGAGCTAGTTGGTGTTATGGAAATAAATGGTTGCCCCCTTAGTCCTCAAACTCATTCCATGTTAAATCAGGGCATCCGTGATCACAGTGCAGATGGAAGATAA
- the LOC131001515 gene encoding pentatricopeptide repeat-containing protein At5g65560 isoform X3: MNGVFASAAFRYQIRMIRSSGAAQPFLLPGSVLSSFVKALSLSIAPAADLYSQTISLICQPNWQKHPSIAKLIPTISPSHFSSFLSHHPNLSTKNALELFDFLTLTPGFKPNVETYASLLHFLVKNKAFADAEKIRILMVRSCQAEEDARLALSILLEFNRGGDDDRKLEALNLFEEMKEKGIKPNVHTYTAFIDAACREGMLDEGRKLLGTMLDNRLVPNVVTYNALINGYCKNRMVDTAFEIFDMMKSKNCSPNVRTYNELISGFSEQKEVHKAMALLGKMLEQKLLPNLVTFNLLVCGQCKQGDTDSALRLLRLMEENYVVADQFTYCPIIVALCEKGSVDEAFGIFESLKVKGIKANEVIYTALIGGYCSVEKVDFALQLFKRMSAESCLPNSYTYNVLINGLCKVNKLFEAFNYMEKMLEMGMKPSIVTYSIVIEQMLKDFDFDRAYKVLNYMVAMGCKPDVCTYTSFLVAYCNQGMLKEAEDMMAKMKEEGVRPDLMAFTVLIDGYGRSGFLELAFSTLKSMIAAGCEPSDYTYSVLIKHLSHEKLIKRSGRTWLDSKPINLSINIADVWKIMDHDTALKLLENMEKYGCPPTIKTYNALITGLCRERRLDEAWRLVDHLRQCGLSPNEDMYNKLVDCCCNLKLLEEATNIIGVMLKHGLLPHLESFKVLVCELYNEGSDEKGKATFCQLLQCGYNYDEVAWKVLLDGLLKRGFVKGFYELVGVMEINGCPLSPQTHSMLNQGIRDHSADGR, from the exons TTCCGATACCAAATAAGAATGATTCGATCCTCCGGCGCAGCACAACCATTTCTCCTCCCAGGTTCCGTCCTCTCCTCATTCGTCAAAGCACTCTCATTATCCATTGCGCCCGCTGCCGACCTCTACTCTCAAACAATTTCCCTCATATGCCAACCGAATTGGCAGAAACACCCTTCCATCGCCAAATTGATTCCGACTATATCACCTTCTCATTtctcctctttcctctctcACCACCCAAATCTCAGCACTAAGAATGCCCTAGAGCTTTTCGATTTTCTCACACTTACCCCCGGTTTCAAGCCGAATGTCGAAACCTATGCTTCGCTTTTGCACTTTTTGGTTAAGAATAAAGCCTTTGCTGATGCTGAGAAAATCCGAATTCTGATGGTCAGGTCTTGTCAGGCGGAGGAGGATGCGAGGTTAGCGTTGAGCATTCTGCTCGAGTTCAATCGCGGTGGTGATGATG ATAGGAAGTTGGAGGCTTTGAACTTGTTTGAGGAGATGAAGGAGAAAGGCATTAAACCAAATGTTCATACCTACACTGCATTTATTGACGCTGCATGTAGAGAAGGTATGCTCGATGAAGGCAGGAAATTGCTGGGAACTATGTTAGACAACAGGTTGGTTCCTAATGTAGTTACTTATAATGCTTTGATCAATGGTTATTGTAAGAATAGAATGGTAGATACAGCATTTGAAATATTTGACATGATGAAGTCAAAAAATTGTAGTCCAAATGTGCGTACATATAATGAATTGATTTCTGGATTCTCTGAGCAGAAAGAAGTGCACAAAGCAATGGCTCTCCTTGGTAAGATGCTGGAGCAAAAGCTTTTGCCCAATCTTGTTACTTTTAACCTTTTAGTATGTGGGCAATGTAAGCAGGGCGACACAGATAGCGCTCTTCGCCTGCTCAGGTTGATGGAAGAGAATTATGTTGTCGCTGATCAGTTTACCTATTGTCCTATCATCGTTGCTTTATGTGAGAAAGGGAGTGTTGACGAGGCATTTGGCATTTTTGAATCCCTCAAAGTGAAGGGCATAAAGGCGAATGAAGTCATCTATACTGCTCTAATTGGTGGATATTGTAGTGTTGAAAAAGTGGACTTTGCCTTACAACTCTTTAAAAGAATGTCTGCGGAGAGTTGCCTACCAAACTCATACACTTACAATGTACTGATCAATGGATTGTGCAAAGTGAATAAACTATTTGAAGCTTTTAATTACATGGAAAAGATGTTGGAGATGGGCATGAAACCTTCAATAGTTACTTACTCAATTGTGATTGAGCAAATGTTGAAAGACTTCGACTTTGACAGAGCTTACAAAGTCTTGAATTATATGGTTGCTATGGGATGTAAACCTGATGTCTGCACATATACTTCTTTCCTTGTTGCATATTGCAACCAAGGAATGTTGAAAGAAGCTGAGGACATGATGGCTAAGATGAAAGAAGAAGGGGTCCGACCGGATTTGATGGCTTTCACTGTACTAATTGATGGATATGGACGTTCAGGGTTTCTGGAACTTGCTTTTAGTACCTTGAAGTCTATGATTGCTGCTGGGTGTGAACCATCTGATTATACCTATTCCGTTCTAATAAAGCATCTTTCTCATGAAAAGCTAATCAAGAGAAGTGGTCGAACATGGCTAGATTCAAAGCCAATTAATCTCTCCATTAATATTGCTGATGTGTGGAAAATAATGGATCATGACACAGCTCTTAAGCTCCTTGAGAATATGGAAAAGTATGGCTGTCCACCGACTATAAAAACTTATAATGCGCTCATTACTGGGCTTTGTAGAGAAAGGCGCCTCGATGAAGCCTGGAGGTTGGTTGATCATTTAAGACAATGTGGGTTGTCTCCAAATGAAGACATGTATAACAAACTAGTGGATTGTTGCTGCAACTTGAAATTGTTGGAGGAAGCTACAAATATAATTGGTGTGATGCTCAAGCATGGATTATTACCTCATTTAGAGTCCTTTAAGGTGCTTGTATGCGAGTTGTATAATGAAGGAAGTGATGAGAAGGGTAAGGCAACCTTCTGTCAGCTGCTGCAATGTGGTTACAATTATGATGAAGTGGCTTGGAAGGTTTTGCTTGATGGCTTGCTGAAGAGGGGCTTTGTGAAAGGTTTCTATGAGCTAGTTGGTGTTATGGAAATAAATGGTTGCCCCCTTAGTCCTCAAACTCATTCCATGTTAAATCAGGGCATCCGTGATCACAGTGCAGATGGAAGATAA
- the LOC131001515 gene encoding pentatricopeptide repeat-containing protein At5g65560 isoform X2, with protein sequence MNGVFASAAFRYQIRMIRSSGAAQPFLLPGSVLSSFVKALSLSIAPAADLYSQTISLICQPNWQKHPSIAKLIPTISPSHFSSFLSHHPNLSTKNALELFDFLTLTPGFKPNVETYASLLHFLVKNKAFADAEKIRILMVRSCQAEEDARLALSILLEFNRGGDDGKFRFRISIRCYNMLLMSLARFAMIDEMKSVYRGMLEVGVSPNVYTFNTMINAYCKLGNVREAENYLSMILKAGSKPDTHTFTSFILGYCRRNDVDSASRVFVTMGKKGCRRNEVSYNNLMHGLCEVGRLDEAKRLFLQMKDDNCIPNVRTYTILIDALCGSDRKLEALNLFEEMKEKGIKPNVHTYTAFIDAACREGMLDEGRKLLGTMLDNRKKCTKQWLSLGDTDSALRLLRLMEENYVVADQFTYCPIIVALCEKGSVDEAFGIFESLKVKGIKANEVIYTALIGGYCSVEKVDFALQLFKRMSAESCLPNSYTYNVLINGLCKVNKLFEAFNYMEKMLEMGMKPSIVTYSIVIEQMLKDFDFDRAYKVLNYMVAMGCKPDVCTYTSFLVAYCNQGMLKEAEDMMAKMKEEGVRPDLMAFTVLIDGYGRSGFLELAFSTLKSMIAAGCEPSDYTYSVLIKHLSHEKLIKRSGRTWLDSKPINLSINIADVWKIMDHDTALKLLENMEKYGCPPTIKTYNALITGLCRERRLDEAWRLVDHLRQCGLSPNEDMYNKLVDCCCNLKLLEEATNIIGVMLKHGLLPHLESFKVLVCELYNEGSDEKGKATFCQLLQCGYNYDEVAWKVLLDGLLKRGFVKGFYELVGVMEINGCPLSPQTHSMLNQGIRDHSADGR encoded by the exons TTCCGATACCAAATAAGAATGATTCGATCCTCCGGCGCAGCACAACCATTTCTCCTCCCAGGTTCCGTCCTCTCCTCATTCGTCAAAGCACTCTCATTATCCATTGCGCCCGCTGCCGACCTCTACTCTCAAACAATTTCCCTCATATGCCAACCGAATTGGCAGAAACACCCTTCCATCGCCAAATTGATTCCGACTATATCACCTTCTCATTtctcctctttcctctctcACCACCCAAATCTCAGCACTAAGAATGCCCTAGAGCTTTTCGATTTTCTCACACTTACCCCCGGTTTCAAGCCGAATGTCGAAACCTATGCTTCGCTTTTGCACTTTTTGGTTAAGAATAAAGCCTTTGCTGATGCTGAGAAAATCCGAATTCTGATGGTCAGGTCTTGTCAGGCGGAGGAGGATGCGAGGTTAGCGTTGAGCATTCTGCTCGAGTTCAATCGCGGTGGTGATGATGGTAAATTTAGGTTTAGGATTAGCATTCGTTGTTACAACATGCTTTTGATGTCGCTGGCGCGGTTTGCGATGATCGATGAGATGAAGTCTGTTTATAGGGGGATGTTGGAGGTTGGGGTATCACCAAATGTATATACTTTCAATACGATGATCAATGCTTATTGTAAATTGGGTAATGTGAGGGAAGCTGAAAATTATTTGTCTATGATTCTTAAGGCTGGCTCGAAGCCGGATACACACACTTTCACGTCGTTTATTTTAGGATACTGTAGGAGAAACGATGTAGATAGTGCGAGTCGAGTTTTTGTGACTATGGGGAAAAAGGGTTGTCGGAGGAATGAGGTCTCCTATAATAACTTGATGCACGGTTTGTGTGAAGTTGGGAGGTTAGATGAGGCCAAAAGGCTGTTTTTGCAAATGAAGGATGATAATTGTATTCCAAATGTCCGAACATACACGATTCTAATTGATGCTTTGTGTGGCTCAGATAGGAAGTTGGAGGCTTTGAACTTGTTTGAGGAGATGAAGGAGAAAGGCATTAAACCAAATGTTCATACCTACACTGCATTTATTGACGCTGCATGTAGAGAAGGTATGCTCGATGAAGGCAGGAAATTGCTGGGAACTATGTTAGACAACAG AAAGAAGTGCACAAAGCAATGGCTCTCCTTG GGCGACACAGATAGCGCTCTTCGCCTGCTCAGGTTGATGGAAGAGAATTATGTTGTCGCTGATCAGTTTACCTATTGTCCTATCATCGTTGCTTTATGTGAGAAAGGGAGTGTTGACGAGGCATTTGGCATTTTTGAATCCCTCAAAGTGAAGGGCATAAAGGCGAATGAAGTCATCTATACTGCTCTAATTGGTGGATATTGTAGTGTTGAAAAAGTGGACTTTGCCTTACAACTCTTTAAAAGAATGTCTGCGGAGAGTTGCCTACCAAACTCATACACTTACAATGTACTGATCAATGGATTGTGCAAAGTGAATAAACTATTTGAAGCTTTTAATTACATGGAAAAGATGTTGGAGATGGGCATGAAACCTTCAATAGTTACTTACTCAATTGTGATTGAGCAAATGTTGAAAGACTTCGACTTTGACAGAGCTTACAAAGTCTTGAATTATATGGTTGCTATGGGATGTAAACCTGATGTCTGCACATATACTTCTTTCCTTGTTGCATATTGCAACCAAGGAATGTTGAAAGAAGCTGAGGACATGATGGCTAAGATGAAAGAAGAAGGGGTCCGACCGGATTTGATGGCTTTCACTGTACTAATTGATGGATATGGACGTTCAGGGTTTCTGGAACTTGCTTTTAGTACCTTGAAGTCTATGATTGCTGCTGGGTGTGAACCATCTGATTATACCTATTCCGTTCTAATAAAGCATCTTTCTCATGAAAAGCTAATCAAGAGAAGTGGTCGAACATGGCTAGATTCAAAGCCAATTAATCTCTCCATTAATATTGCTGATGTGTGGAAAATAATGGATCATGACACAGCTCTTAAGCTCCTTGAGAATATGGAAAAGTATGGCTGTCCACCGACTATAAAAACTTATAATGCGCTCATTACTGGGCTTTGTAGAGAAAGGCGCCTCGATGAAGCCTGGAGGTTGGTTGATCATTTAAGACAATGTGGGTTGTCTCCAAATGAAGACATGTATAACAAACTAGTGGATTGTTGCTGCAACTTGAAATTGTTGGAGGAAGCTACAAATATAATTGGTGTGATGCTCAAGCATGGATTATTACCTCATTTAGAGTCCTTTAAGGTGCTTGTATGCGAGTTGTATAATGAAGGAAGTGATGAGAAGGGTAAGGCAACCTTCTGTCAGCTGCTGCAATGTGGTTACAATTATGATGAAGTGGCTTGGAAGGTTTTGCTTGATGGCTTGCTGAAGAGGGGCTTTGTGAAAGGTTTCTATGAGCTAGTTGGTGTTATGGAAATAAATGGTTGCCCCCTTAGTCCTCAAACTCATTCCATGTTAAATCAGGGCATCCGTGATCACAGTGCAGATGGAAGATAA
- the LOC131001515 gene encoding pentatricopeptide repeat-containing protein At5g65560 isoform X1, whose product MNGVFASAAFRYQIRMIRSSGAAQPFLLPGSVLSSFVKALSLSIAPAADLYSQTISLICQPNWQKHPSIAKLIPTISPSHFSSFLSHHPNLSTKNALELFDFLTLTPGFKPNVETYASLLHFLVKNKAFADAEKIRILMVRSCQAEEDARLALSILLEFNRGGDDGKFRFRISIRCYNMLLMSLARFAMIDEMKSVYRGMLEVGVSPNVYTFNTMINAYCKLGNVREAENYLSMILKAGSKPDTHTFTSFILGYCRRNDVDSASRVFVTMGKKGCRRNEVSYNNLMHGLCEVGRLDEAKRLFLQMKDDNCIPNVRTYTILIDALCGSDRKLEALNLFEEMKEKGIKPNVHTYTAFIDAACREGMLDEGRKLLGTMLDNRLVPNVVTYNALINGYCKNRMVDTAFEIFDMMKSKNCSPNVRTYNELISGFSEQKEVHKAMALLGKMLEQKLLPNLVTFNLLVCGQCKQGDTDSALRLLRLMEENYVVADQFTYCPIIVALCEKGSVDEAFGIFESLKVKGIKANEVIYTALIGGYCSVEKVDFALQLFKRMSAESCLPNSYTYNVLINGLCKVNKLFEAFNYMEKMLEMGMKPSIVTYSIVIEQMLKDFDFDRAYKVLNYMVAMGCKPDVCTYTSFLVAYCNQGMLKEAEDMMAKMKEEGVRPDLMAFTVLIDGYGRSGFLELAFSTLKSMIAAGCEPSDYTYSVLIKHLSHEKLIKRSGRTWLDSKPINLSINIADVWKIMDHDTALKLLENMEKYGCPPTIKTYNALITGLCRERRLDEAWRLVDHLRQCGLSPNEDMYNKLVDCCCNLKLLEEATNIIGVMLKHGLLPHLESFKVLVCELYNEGSDEKGKATFCQLLQCGYNYDEVAWKVLLDGLLKRGFVKGFYELVGVMEINGCPLSPQTHSMLNQGIRDHSADGR is encoded by the coding sequence TTCCGATACCAAATAAGAATGATTCGATCCTCCGGCGCAGCACAACCATTTCTCCTCCCAGGTTCCGTCCTCTCCTCATTCGTCAAAGCACTCTCATTATCCATTGCGCCCGCTGCCGACCTCTACTCTCAAACAATTTCCCTCATATGCCAACCGAATTGGCAGAAACACCCTTCCATCGCCAAATTGATTCCGACTATATCACCTTCTCATTtctcctctttcctctctcACCACCCAAATCTCAGCACTAAGAATGCCCTAGAGCTTTTCGATTTTCTCACACTTACCCCCGGTTTCAAGCCGAATGTCGAAACCTATGCTTCGCTTTTGCACTTTTTGGTTAAGAATAAAGCCTTTGCTGATGCTGAGAAAATCCGAATTCTGATGGTCAGGTCTTGTCAGGCGGAGGAGGATGCGAGGTTAGCGTTGAGCATTCTGCTCGAGTTCAATCGCGGTGGTGATGATGGTAAATTTAGGTTTAGGATTAGCATTCGTTGTTACAACATGCTTTTGATGTCGCTGGCGCGGTTTGCGATGATCGATGAGATGAAGTCTGTTTATAGGGGGATGTTGGAGGTTGGGGTATCACCAAATGTATATACTTTCAATACGATGATCAATGCTTATTGTAAATTGGGTAATGTGAGGGAAGCTGAAAATTATTTGTCTATGATTCTTAAGGCTGGCTCGAAGCCGGATACACACACTTTCACGTCGTTTATTTTAGGATACTGTAGGAGAAACGATGTAGATAGTGCGAGTCGAGTTTTTGTGACTATGGGGAAAAAGGGTTGTCGGAGGAATGAGGTCTCCTATAATAACTTGATGCACGGTTTGTGTGAAGTTGGGAGGTTAGATGAGGCCAAAAGGCTGTTTTTGCAAATGAAGGATGATAATTGTATTCCAAATGTCCGAACATACACGATTCTAATTGATGCTTTGTGTGGCTCAGATAGGAAGTTGGAGGCTTTGAACTTGTTTGAGGAGATGAAGGAGAAAGGCATTAAACCAAATGTTCATACCTACACTGCATTTATTGACGCTGCATGTAGAGAAGGTATGCTCGATGAAGGCAGGAAATTGCTGGGAACTATGTTAGACAACAGGTTGGTTCCTAATGTAGTTACTTATAATGCTTTGATCAATGGTTATTGTAAGAATAGAATGGTAGATACAGCATTTGAAATATTTGACATGATGAAGTCAAAAAATTGTAGTCCAAATGTGCGTACATATAATGAATTGATTTCTGGATTCTCTGAGCAGAAAGAAGTGCACAAAGCAATGGCTCTCCTTGGTAAGATGCTGGAGCAAAAGCTTTTGCCCAATCTTGTTACTTTTAACCTTTTAGTATGTGGGCAATGTAAGCAGGGCGACACAGATAGCGCTCTTCGCCTGCTCAGGTTGATGGAAGAGAATTATGTTGTCGCTGATCAGTTTACCTATTGTCCTATCATCGTTGCTTTATGTGAGAAAGGGAGTGTTGACGAGGCATTTGGCATTTTTGAATCCCTCAAAGTGAAGGGCATAAAGGCGAATGAAGTCATCTATACTGCTCTAATTGGTGGATATTGTAGTGTTGAAAAAGTGGACTTTGCCTTACAACTCTTTAAAAGAATGTCTGCGGAGAGTTGCCTACCAAACTCATACACTTACAATGTACTGATCAATGGATTGTGCAAAGTGAATAAACTATTTGAAGCTTTTAATTACATGGAAAAGATGTTGGAGATGGGCATGAAACCTTCAATAGTTACTTACTCAATTGTGATTGAGCAAATGTTGAAAGACTTCGACTTTGACAGAGCTTACAAAGTCTTGAATTATATGGTTGCTATGGGATGTAAACCTGATGTCTGCACATATACTTCTTTCCTTGTTGCATATTGCAACCAAGGAATGTTGAAAGAAGCTGAGGACATGATGGCTAAGATGAAAGAAGAAGGGGTCCGACCGGATTTGATGGCTTTCACTGTACTAATTGATGGATATGGACGTTCAGGGTTTCTGGAACTTGCTTTTAGTACCTTGAAGTCTATGATTGCTGCTGGGTGTGAACCATCTGATTATACCTATTCCGTTCTAATAAAGCATCTTTCTCATGAAAAGCTAATCAAGAGAAGTGGTCGAACATGGCTAGATTCAAAGCCAATTAATCTCTCCATTAATATTGCTGATGTGTGGAAAATAATGGATCATGACACAGCTCTTAAGCTCCTTGAGAATATGGAAAAGTATGGCTGTCCACCGACTATAAAAACTTATAATGCGCTCATTACTGGGCTTTGTAGAGAAAGGCGCCTCGATGAAGCCTGGAGGTTGGTTGATCATTTAAGACAATGTGGGTTGTCTCCAAATGAAGACATGTATAACAAACTAGTGGATTGTTGCTGCAACTTGAAATTGTTGGAGGAAGCTACAAATATAATTGGTGTGATGCTCAAGCATGGATTATTACCTCATTTAGAGTCCTTTAAGGTGCTTGTATGCGAGTTGTATAATGAAGGAAGTGATGAGAAGGGTAAGGCAACCTTCTGTCAGCTGCTGCAATGTGGTTACAATTATGATGAAGTGGCTTGGAAGGTTTTGCTTGATGGCTTGCTGAAGAGGGGCTTTGTGAAAGGTTTCTATGAGCTAGTTGGTGTTATGGAAATAAATGGTTGCCCCCTTAGTCCTCAAACTCATTCCATGTTAAATCAGGGCATCCGTGATCACAGTGCAGATGGAAGATAA